The window TcatatatagggttaaattatttacgtcacatatttggtgcatcatatataaaatagcatgattctactcaatttacaaatataaaatgaaatttgATCACAATGGATAAGAatgtggtatatgcattttttaataataatattaatttcctttacattttttgatattatatatatatcattaaactttattttaataaaaatttcaataatacatatttcttataattgtttttaaatgtgtTTCTTAGTGTAAAACGTTACATGAAGTAAAGGAATGGTTTTTTAATGAATTGGGCAGTAATGATGATTATCAACTTATAAATGTTGAACATCTCAAAAAGCATTGTATTAGTAAATGTGATAGTAATTTCGATAAAATTGATGCtgtatgtttatatttgttggatCAATTCTATAAGCATGAGGGTTTGCTACCCTCTCCTTCAAAAAGTAACCCCAATATTGTtgatatcatttttatatggttaagttatatgttaaacatGGATAAAACTATTAATTACGATGGTATAAagtatttttatgaaaattacATAACGAAACGTAGTATATATAAGGATTATATAAATGGGTTaactgattatgataattataaggatcttatagataaaaGAAAGGGTTTTTTGGATatggataaaaatattgtatctaaattttatgaagcaTTAATATCATTATGTAAATTGTATAATGAACTTggtgatgaaaataaaaattgcaaGAATTATTtggatgataataatgaatttattgaaaaatataataatcttAATGAAGATACtagtattaataaaaatagttattATAGTGAAATATTGTCTACTTtattaaatgattataatgaTTTTAAAAGGGAATGTAAAGATATTTTATCCTCTTCATCAGAagaaacaaaacaaaatCCTAGACTAATTCCTGGACAAGATTCTGGACAATATTCTGGACTATATTTGGGACTAGATTCTGAACAAGAATCTGAATCGAGTTCTGAAgttacatcatcaagttcatCGATAGTaagcaaattaattccagttTTATTGATACTTGGTGCAATACCAATTTTTTTGGGAAttgcttataaggtaaataataa is drawn from Plasmodium yoelii strain 17X genome assembly, chromosome: 2 and contains these coding sequences:
- a CDS encoding PIR protein; translated protein: MDKNVCKTLHEVKEWFFNELGSNDDYQLINVEHLKKHCISKCDSNFDKIDAVCLYLLDQFYKHEGLLPSPSKSNPNIVDIIFIWLSYMLNMDKTINYDGIKYFYENYITKRSIYKDYINGLTDYDNYKDLIDKRKGFLDMDKNIVSKFYEALISLCKLYNELGDENKNCKNYLDDNNEFIEKYNNLNEDTSINKNSYYSEILSTLLNDYNDFKRECKDILSSSSEETKQNPRLIPGQDSGQYSGLYLGLDSEQESESSSEVTSSSSSIVSKLIPVLLILGAIPIFLGIAYKYSLFGFRKRVQKHLREKLKK